In Palaemon carinicauda isolate YSFRI2023 chromosome 14, ASM3689809v2, whole genome shotgun sequence, the following proteins share a genomic window:
- the LOC137653017 gene encoding uncharacterized protein, whose amino-acid sequence MQFNVRGVCLATGGCYQPREQAINKPERKQLPNQRSSNFQTREEAIIKPEIKQLPNQRSSNFQTREEAITKPEIKQLPNQRSSNYQTREEEITKPERRQLPNQRGSNYETREEAITKPERKQFPNQKGSNYQTRDQAISKPERKQFPNQRSSNFQTRKEAISKPERKQFPNQRSSNFQTRKEAISKPERKQLPNQRSSN is encoded by the exons ATGCAGTTT AATGTGAGAGGAGTTTGTCTGGCGACTGGCGGGTGTtaccaaccaagagagcaagcaatTAACAAACCAGAGAGGAAGCAATTACCAAACCAGAGATCAAGCAATTTCCAAACCAGAGAGGAAGCAATTATCAAACCAGAGATCAAGCAATTACCAAACCAGAGATCAAGCAATTTCCAAACCAGAGAGGAAGCAATTACCAAACCAGAGATCAAGCAATTACCAAACCAGAGATCAAGCAATTACCAAACCAGAGAGGAAGAAATTACCAAACCAGAAAGGAGACAATTACCAAACCAGAGAGGAAGCAATTACGAAACCAGAGAGGAAGCAATTACCAAACCAGAGAGGAAGCAATTTCCAAACCAGAAAGGAAGCAATTACCAAACCAGAGATCAAGCAATTTCCAAACCAGAAAGGAAGCAATTTCCAAACCAGAGATCAAGCAATTTCCAAACCAGAAAGGAAGCAATTTCCAAACCAGAAAGGAAGCAATTTCCAAACCAGAGATCAAGCAATTTCCAAACCAGAAAGGAAGCAATTTCCAAACCAGAAAGGAAGCAATTACCAAACCAGAGATCAAGCAATTAA
- the LOC137653018 gene encoding uncharacterized protein, whose protein sequence is MVQGNETKGLLGLLLFSFLCLSTAQACKNESLSNDVEIILSNINSTWKTKFKVTPDRVKHWTFNLTVQISSPKGDTRTLGNLLLSRDQSEILKLSGSVNGKSIMEIPFPPNPLIFRSFNATSVDLRIEQNGMINLTFNGFNALEEYGQNLPVHDDTQASNTVSLILKNRTGAGGFWITYDCFENRQTTTAIVEERYLKTSHSQFDEPSGPISKDSHFPSIEINDPFFKYLITFSILVFALAGLIFICIMKTNKSRSSSRDISYNEPRFAEQQSGNFVGNPHQSLQSLQKTPGIICPSVDHRERSDEHSFEVPKLVVREPFVPAPGNSYSKQTFSKTSVAPAGDSYSNQIFSKTSVAPAEHSYSNQIFSKTSVAPAGDSYSNQAFSKTSVAPAGDSYSNQTFSKTSVEPAGNSHSNQTFSKTSVAPAGDSYSNQTFSKHSVAPAGHSYSNQIFSKTSVAPAGNSHSNQTFSKTSVAPDGHSYSNQIFSKTSVAPAGDSYSNQTFSKTSVAPAEHLHSNQTFSKTSVAPARNSHSNQTFSKTSEAPASLSGDSTPFGLTNPSSCSFNPSRKASTTATNTCTTRATSHPIQDEYGMMKFDRTEEHRSSLAEHIYESTTDLDASSQAHSSLNSLYGMTFVQS, encoded by the exons ATGGTTCAGGGCAATGAGACGAAGGGCTTGCTAGGCCTATTGCTTTTCTCCTTCCTGTGTCTTTCCACTGCACAAG CCTGCAAAAACGAAAGTCTTTCAAACGATGTAGAAATCATCTTGAGTAACATCAACAGCACCTGGAAAACCAAATTCAAAGTGACTCCTGACCGAGTGAAGCATTGGACCTTCAATCTCACAGTCCAAATTTCCTCTCCAAAAGGGGACACACGAACTTTGGGTAACCTTCTTCTCTCTAGAGACCAAAGCGAGATTTTGAAACTGTCAGGTTCAGTGAATGGAAAGAGCATCATGGAGATACCATTTCCTCCTAATCCATTAATATTTAGGTCTTTTAATGCAACGTCCGTTGACCTACGAATAGAACAAAACGGGATGATAAATTTGACCTTTAATGGCTTCAACGCTTTGGAAGAATACGGTCAAAATCTTCCTGTTCACGATGATACTCAAGCCAGCAACACTGTCTCGCTGATCTTGAAAAATAGAACAGGTGCCGGAGGGTTCTGGATTACATATGACTGCTTTGAGAATCGACAGACAACGACTGCCATTGTTGAAG aaaGGTACCTCAAGACCTCGCACAGCCAATTCGATGAACCAAGCGGACCAATTTCCAAGGATTCACATTTCCCATCAATCGAAATCAATGACCCCTTCTTCAAGTACCTGATAACATTCTCCATCTTGGTATTTGCACTGGCCGGGCTGATCTTCATTTGCATAATGAAGACGAACAAAAGTAGAAGTTCATCGCGCGATATATCATATAATGAACCACGGTTTGCCGAGCAACAGTCTGGTAACTTTGTGGGTAATCCTCACCAATCCTTACAATCCTTACAAAAGACACCAGGGATCATCTGTCCTAGCGTCGACCATCGAGAAAGGTCGGACGAACATTCTTTCGAAGTTCCAAAATTGGTTGTTCGTGAGCCTTTCGTTCCAGCACCTGGAAACTCGTATTCAAAGCAAACATTTTCTAAGACCTCTGTAGCACCAGCTGGAGACTCGTATTCAAACCAAATATTTTCTAAGACCTCTGTAGCACCAGCTGAACACTCGTATTCAAACCAAATATTTTCTAAGACCTCTGTAGCACCAGCTGGAGACTCGTATTCAAACCAAGCATTTTCTAAGACCTCTGTAGCACCAGCTGGAGACTCGTATTCAAACCAAACATTTTCTAAGACCTCTGTAGAACCAGCTGGAAACTCACACTCAAACCAAACATTTTCTAAGACCTCTGTAGCACCAGCTGGAGACTCGTATTCAAACCAAACATTTTCTAAGCACTCTGTAGCACCAGCTGGACACTCGTATTCAAACCAAATATTTTCTAAGACCTCTGTAGCACCAGCTGGAAACTCACACTCAAACCAAACATTTTCTAAGACCTCTGTAGCACCAGATGGACACTCGTATTCAAACCAAATATTTTCTAAGACCTCTGTAGCACCAGCTGGAGACTCGTATTCAAACCAAACATTTTCTAAGACCTCTGTAGCACCAGCTGAACACTTGCACTCAAACCAAACATTTTCTAAGACCTCTGTAGCACCAGCTAGAAACTCGCACTCAAACCAAACATTTTCTAAGACCTCTGaggcaccagcctcactttctggAGACTCTACCCCCTTCGGTCTAACAAATCCGTCTTCATGTAGCTTTAACCCTTCAAGAAAGGCTTCTACTACAGCGACGAACACTTGTACAACGAGAGCTACTTCACATCCCATCCAAGATGAATATGGAATGATGAAATTTGACAGAACGGAGGAACATCGCTCGTCTTTAGCTGAACACATATACGAGAGTACTACAGATCTAGACGCATCGTCACAAGCTCACTCAAGTTTAAACAGCCTTTACGGTATGACTTTTGTACAATCATAG